A region of Pempheris klunzingeri isolate RE-2024b chromosome 15, fPemKlu1.hap1, whole genome shotgun sequence DNA encodes the following proteins:
- the LOC139214417 gene encoding GTP-binding protein Rheb translates to MPQPKSRKIAILGYRSVGKSSLTIQFVEGQFVDSYDPTIENTFTKMITINGQEYHLQLVDTAGQDEYSIFPQTYSIDINGYILVYSVTSNKSFEVVQVIHEKLLDMVGKVQVPIMLVGNKNDLHMERVISCEEGKALAESWNAAFMESSAKENQTAVEVFRRMILEAEKMDGGVQPGKTSCSMM, encoded by the exons ATGCCGCAGCCGAAATCACGAAAAATCGCCATCCTCGGGTACAGATCCGTAG gaaAGTCCTCCTTGACAATTCAGTTTGTGGAAGGCCAGTTTGTTGACTCCTATGACCCAACAATAGAAAACA CATTTACCAAAATGATCACAATAAATGGACAAGAGTACCATCTGCAGCTGGTAGACACAGCAGGACAG GATGAGTACTCTATCTTCCCACAGACCTACTCCATAGACATCAACGGTTACATTCTGGTCTATTCTGTTACATCTAATAAAAG CTTTGAAGTTGTACAAGTTATCCATGAAAAACTATTGGACATGGTGGGAAAAGTTCA AGTACCAATTATGCTCGTCGGAAACAAGAACGACCTCCATATGGAGCG AGTAATCAGTTGTGAAGAAGGAAAAGCATTAGCTGAATCCTGGAACGCTGCCTTCATGGAGTCCTCAGCTAAAGAGAACCAG acGGCCGTGGAGGTTTTCCGGAGGATGATCCTGGAAGCAGAGAAGATGGACGGCGGCGTGCAGCCAGGAAAAACGTCCTGCTCCATGATGTAG